In Hyphomicrobium denitrificans 1NES1, one DNA window encodes the following:
- the qatB gene encoding Qat anti-phage system associated protein QatB, which yields MGTSNAYGGAGGGTPLIPSWLQDDGGGAGGGATPPSDGSTPAPATGTPPAVPPAPAPRPVIPAAGASDRFTGARASFSRFASSGGSDRRGLGRAVSRYVSTSAGGSRRAAQRMGSSRGAGAGLVRFLNDASVNGVREALRALNLESLAGRPIEEVFAGLADYICPEGGSIDEGIARDAFVETIADLAGAGMTDIDALTPAQIQTVLELYATHAIEARLCNDIGTKVVTLPADPRAAARVEAQLRDFIQRGVSDAINAAGVNIQALSPDAVTEFVTTVYQSAFEILQTMGDAEAGE from the coding sequence ATGGGAACCTCGAACGCCTATGGCGGTGCCGGCGGTGGGACGCCCTTGATCCCGAGTTGGTTGCAGGATGACGGCGGCGGCGCGGGAGGCGGCGCCACGCCGCCCAGCGACGGGTCGACGCCTGCACCCGCGACCGGTACGCCGCCCGCGGTCCCGCCGGCGCCGGCGCCGCGACCTGTCATCCCGGCGGCTGGGGCTTCCGACCGCTTCACTGGTGCGCGCGCCAGCTTCTCGCGGTTCGCCAGTTCGGGGGGAAGCGACCGTCGTGGCTTGGGGCGCGCGGTCTCGCGCTATGTGTCGACCTCGGCGGGCGGATCCCGTCGCGCCGCCCAGCGCATGGGTTCGTCGCGGGGAGCAGGGGCGGGGTTGGTCCGCTTCCTGAACGACGCGAGCGTCAACGGCGTCCGCGAGGCCCTGAGGGCGTTGAACCTCGAAAGCCTCGCAGGACGGCCGATCGAAGAAGTGTTCGCCGGGCTCGCGGATTATATCTGTCCAGAAGGTGGGTCGATTGATGAAGGCATCGCTCGCGATGCGTTCGTCGAGACGATCGCCGACCTCGCCGGCGCGGGCATGACCGACATCGACGCTCTGACCCCCGCGCAGATCCAGACGGTGTTGGAGCTCTACGCGACCCATGCGATCGAGGCTCGTCTGTGCAACGACATCGGGACCAAGGTCGTCACCTTGCCGGCGGACCCCCGGGCGGCGGCGCGCGTCGAAGCGCAGCTTCGGGATTTCATCCAACGTGGCGTCAGCGACGCCATCAACGCGGCCGGCGTCAACATCCAGGCGCTGTCGCCCGATGCAGTCACGGAGTTCGTCACAACAGTCTACCAGTCCGCGTTCGAGATCCTTCAGACGATGGGCGATGCGGAGGCGGGGGAATGA
- the qatC gene encoding Qat anti-phage system QueC-like protein QatC, with protein MRRHVLIGRFGADDKTRVPKARDEVPSTLQLVAGKRFDHGIGRALDDLKALSLSPSEIGADLLVLAAHVHAADTRLSRSSESQDAWTREIRLVIPVSDPGRWTAAAPILVRALNFLTGDRWEVGFRKRPPAFKTIVPASAPTLLPPAFDGVSLFSGGLDSLIGAIDTLERKETPLLVSHAGEGLVSKSQERCFDGLKAAYPQSAFNRLRVWMSFDAGLFDDVASEETTRGRSFLFFSLGVTAGTSLANPFVLKVPENGLIALNVPLDRLRLGALSTRTTHPFYIARWNEMLAALGVGGRIDNPYWDKTKGEMVAACASPAVLAKLVPSSLSCSSPSKGRWTKQPQGHCGFCLPCLIRRAALQPNDPTAYTLANLRAGLLDTKQAAGQQVRSFQIAITRLAARPDLAKVLIHKPGPLYDDPARHDALAGVYRRGLEEVGRLLTGVRTAPT; from the coding sequence ATGAGGCGGCACGTCCTGATCGGGCGCTTCGGCGCCGACGATAAGACCCGCGTGCCCAAAGCGCGTGATGAGGTCCCTTCAACCCTTCAACTGGTCGCCGGCAAGCGCTTTGACCATGGGATTGGGCGGGCGTTGGACGACCTGAAGGCTCTGTCTCTATCGCCAAGCGAGATCGGCGCGGACCTGCTTGTCCTCGCTGCGCATGTCCACGCGGCAGACACCCGGTTGTCCCGTTCCAGTGAATCGCAGGACGCCTGGACGCGTGAGATTCGGTTGGTCATCCCGGTCAGCGATCCGGGCAGATGGACGGCAGCCGCCCCGATACTCGTGCGAGCGCTAAACTTCCTCACCGGCGATCGGTGGGAGGTTGGCTTCCGGAAACGGCCGCCGGCGTTCAAGACGATCGTGCCAGCCTCCGCGCCAACTTTGCTGCCGCCCGCGTTCGACGGCGTCAGCCTGTTTTCAGGCGGTCTCGACAGTCTGATCGGCGCGATCGATACCCTTGAAAGAAAGGAGACGCCGCTGCTCGTGAGCCATGCAGGCGAAGGGTTGGTGAGCAAGTCGCAAGAGCGCTGCTTCGACGGCCTGAAGGCCGCATATCCCCAGTCTGCGTTCAATCGGCTCCGGGTCTGGATGAGCTTCGACGCCGGTCTGTTTGACGATGTGGCGTCCGAGGAGACGACACGCGGCCGTTCCTTCCTGTTTTTCTCCCTTGGGGTGACGGCTGGAACGTCCTTGGCGAATCCGTTCGTGCTGAAGGTGCCGGAGAACGGGCTGATCGCGCTCAATGTGCCGCTCGACCGCCTGAGGCTCGGGGCGCTCAGCACGCGGACGACGCACCCTTTTTATATAGCGCGCTGGAACGAGATGCTGGCTGCGCTCGGGGTCGGTGGTCGCATCGACAATCCGTACTGGGACAAGACCAAGGGCGAGATGGTGGCCGCCTGTGCGAGCCCGGCGGTGCTGGCGAAGCTCGTCCCGTCGTCCTTGTCGTGTTCGTCGCCGAGCAAGGGACGCTGGACGAAGCAGCCACAAGGCCATTGCGGCTTCTGCCTACCCTGTCTGATCCGGCGCGCCGCTCTCCAACCGAATGACCCGACGGCGTATACGCTAGCGAATCTCCGCGCCGGCCTCCTCGACACCAAGCAGGCGGCTGGTCAGCAGGTCCGCTCATTTCAGATCGCGATCACGCGTCTCGCCGCCCGTCCTGATCTCGCCAAGGTGCTGATTCATAAGCCCGGGCCGCTCTACGACGATCCCGCCCGACACGACGCGTTGGCCGGTGTGTACCGTCGGGGGCTCGAGGAGGTTGGCCGGCTTTTGACCGGTGTTCGGACGGCTCCAACGTGA
- the qatD gene encoding Qat anti-phage system TatD family nuclease QatD: MTSDKVRPLVDFHCHLDLYPDHADAVARCEREGVFTLAVTTTPKAWPRNQELAAATRHVRAALGLHPQLVAERSREIVLWKELLPRTCYVGEVGLDAGPKFYASFERQKEVFVEVLTSCAAASDKILTVHSVRATKIVLDMIEKHLPPTRGRVVLHWFTGTAAEIRRAVDLGCYFSVNAEMLANEKRAVANRAFPLGRVLTETDGPFTRTGARPSEPSDVWGAVEGLASLHGLDAADVGRRIGANLKALLDEVS; this comes from the coding sequence GTGACTTCGGATAAAGTGCGCCCGCTCGTAGACTTCCATTGCCATCTCGACCTTTATCCCGACCATGCCGACGCGGTGGCGCGGTGTGAGCGCGAGGGTGTCTTCACCCTCGCAGTGACAACGACGCCGAAGGCTTGGCCACGCAACCAGGAACTCGCAGCAGCGACGCGCCACGTCCGGGCCGCTTTGGGATTGCATCCGCAGCTCGTCGCCGAGCGCAGCCGCGAAATTGTGCTCTGGAAGGAGCTGCTGCCGCGGACATGCTACGTCGGAGAGGTCGGTCTCGATGCAGGGCCCAAATTTTACGCTTCGTTCGAGCGGCAGAAGGAGGTTTTCGTCGAGGTACTTACTTCATGCGCCGCAGCGTCCGACAAGATCCTGACCGTTCACAGCGTTCGCGCGACGAAGATCGTGCTCGACATGATCGAAAAGCATCTGCCGCCGACGCGCGGCCGGGTGGTGTTGCATTGGTTCACCGGGACGGCGGCCGAAATCCGACGCGCCGTCGATCTCGGTTGCTATTTCTCGGTCAACGCCGAGATGCTCGCGAACGAAAAACGGGCCGTCGCGAACCGCGCATTCCCGTTAGGTCGCGTCCTTACAGAGACGGATGGCCCGTTCACGCGAACCGGCGCTCGCCCATCTGAGCCCAGTGATGTCTGGGGCGCGGTCGAAGGCTTGGCGAGCCTGCATGGTTTGGACGCTGCCGATGTTGGTCGCCGAATCGGCGCCAACCTCAAGGCGCTGTTGGATGAAGTGTCATAG
- a CDS encoding site-specific integrase, with the protein MPSLTDGEIRRALKQVEQTGKQLSLIDGEGHGTGRLVLVMKPMPTRVTADWMAQQWRDQKRLKKKLGSYPSMSLSKAREVFSRDFADMIQKGRSIKIAGDTRPGTVADLFEAYVAHLKASGKSSWKEAEKGFNKIADTLGRNRPARDIEPDEITDLIRPIYDRGKRSMADHVRSYIRSAYSWGLKSEHDYRSASQRRFRLAYNPAAGIPTEPKKVGTRWLDEEEFLRLYRWLECPDTPVHPPYTRAVRILMLTGQRVEEIARLHVDQWDAKERIIDWSKTKNGKPHAIPVPEVAAELIESIKPNAHGWFFPSATDPTKPVSHGTLYSFMWRQREREVIPVVTNRDLRRTWKTLAGQAGLSKEIRDRIQNHTLQDVSSKSYDRWNYMPEKRAAMKKWNAFVRAMLSKKRAKAAGEKRAAINEEPAGEWAQHAA; encoded by the coding sequence GTGCCAAGCCTCACCGATGGAGAGATACGCCGCGCTCTGAAACAGGTCGAGCAGACCGGCAAGCAGCTAAGCCTGATCGATGGCGAGGGGCACGGCACCGGCCGTCTGGTCCTGGTCATGAAGCCGATGCCCACTCGCGTCACGGCGGACTGGATGGCGCAGCAATGGCGAGATCAGAAGCGTCTCAAAAAGAAGCTCGGCTCGTATCCGTCGATGTCGCTCAGCAAGGCGCGCGAAGTTTTCAGCCGCGATTTCGCCGACATGATCCAGAAGGGTCGGAGCATAAAGATCGCCGGCGACACACGTCCCGGCACCGTGGCCGATCTTTTCGAAGCCTACGTCGCTCACCTAAAGGCGTCGGGCAAGTCGTCCTGGAAGGAAGCGGAGAAAGGCTTCAACAAGATCGCCGATACGCTCGGGCGCAATAGACCCGCTCGGGACATCGAGCCAGACGAAATCACTGACCTAATTCGGCCAATCTATGACCGCGGCAAGCGCTCGATGGCGGATCACGTCCGCAGCTACATCCGATCCGCATATAGCTGGGGCCTGAAATCGGAGCACGACTACCGCAGCGCATCGCAGCGCCGCTTCCGCCTCGCCTACAATCCCGCAGCCGGCATCCCCACGGAACCCAAGAAAGTCGGCACCCGCTGGCTTGATGAAGAAGAGTTCCTGCGCCTCTACCGCTGGCTGGAATGTCCGGACACGCCCGTTCACCCACCCTACACGCGGGCTGTCCGCATTCTCATGCTCACTGGGCAGCGCGTCGAGGAGATCGCCCGTCTGCATGTCGATCAGTGGGATGCCAAGGAACGGATCATCGACTGGTCGAAGACCAAAAATGGCAAGCCGCACGCCATTCCCGTACCGGAAGTGGCGGCCGAGCTGATCGAGTCGATCAAACCCAACGCGCACGGCTGGTTTTTCCCTTCCGCGACCGACCCGACCAAACCCGTTAGCCATGGCACGCTTTACTCATTCATGTGGCGTCAGCGCGAGCGCGAGGTGATCCCCGTCGTGACCAACCGGGATTTGCGCAGAACCTGGAAGACTCTCGCCGGGCAGGCTGGCTTGTCGAAGGAAATTCGCGACCGCATACAGAACCACACGCTCCAGGATGTCAGTTCGAAGAGCTACGACCGCTGGAACTACATGCCGGAGAAACGGGCCGCGATGAAGAAGTGGAACGCCTTTGTTCGAGCCATGCTGTCTAAGAAGCGCGCCAAGGCTGCGGGAGAGAAGCGCGCGGCGATCAATGAAGAGCCCGCTGGGGAGTGGGCTCAGCACGCCGCGTGA
- a CDS encoding JAB domain-containing protein, whose amino-acid sequence MSHSKGSGDDKASAAEQGALFGSAVKTRNVPDDKAGHRQRLRNRFTNGGADAVPDYELLEMILFRAFPRIDTKPIAKRLLARFGSFAEVLSAPPDRLKEVEGIGDRAVQELKLIKTAAERLTKGQIQSRPALSSWSGVLDYLRLAQGFEDREHFRILFLDKKNALIADEVQGRGTVDHTPVYVREVVKRALELSATAIILVHNHPTRPISITLDHVPSH is encoded by the coding sequence ATGTCGCATTCCAAGGGGTCTGGCGACGATAAGGCGAGCGCCGCGGAACAAGGCGCTCTGTTTGGCAGCGCAGTCAAAACAAGGAATGTCCCCGACGACAAGGCGGGCCATCGCCAGCGCCTGCGGAACCGCTTTACGAACGGCGGCGCCGATGCGGTGCCCGACTACGAACTCCTGGAAATGATCCTGTTTCGGGCTTTCCCGCGCATCGACACAAAGCCGATTGCGAAACGCTTGCTCGCGCGCTTTGGCTCGTTTGCCGAAGTCCTGTCGGCGCCGCCGGACCGTCTCAAGGAGGTCGAAGGTATCGGCGATCGCGCCGTCCAGGAACTGAAGCTGATCAAAACGGCCGCAGAACGCCTGACCAAGGGACAGATTCAATCGCGCCCGGCGCTCTCATCTTGGAGCGGCGTTCTTGATTATCTCCGCCTCGCGCAAGGCTTCGAGGACCGTGAGCACTTCCGCATCCTCTTCCTCGACAAAAAGAACGCCCTGATCGCCGACGAAGTCCAAGGGCGCGGAACGGTCGATCACACGCCCGTGTATGTCCGCGAGGTCGTGAAGCGCGCACTCGAATTGTCGGCAACCGCGATCATTCTCGTCCACAACCATCCCACTCGACCTATTTCAATCACGCTCGATCACGTTCCTTCTCATTGA
- the map gene encoding type I methionyl aminopeptidase → MSNVEVNKGASRDGKIPLHDADAFAAMRKAGRLAAEALDMLVPVVKPGVTTGEIDDLVLAFALDHGALPATLNYRGYRYSTCTSVNHVVCHGMPNDKPLRFGDIVNIDVTLIVDGWHGDTSRMYSVGEVSRRAERLMDVTYESLMRGIAAVKPGNTTGDIGAAIQTFAESERCSVVRDFCGHGLGRVFHDRPNVLHYGEPGAGVILEPGMLFTIEPMINLGKPHVKILADGWTAVTRDRELSAQFEHTVGVTETGCEIFTTSPAGLHFPPYDLRAAA, encoded by the coding sequence ATGTCGAACGTTGAAGTAAATAAGGGCGCCAGCCGCGACGGCAAAATCCCGCTGCATGATGCCGATGCTTTTGCTGCAATGCGCAAAGCCGGCCGGTTAGCAGCCGAAGCGCTGGACATGCTCGTCCCGGTCGTGAAACCGGGCGTCACGACCGGCGAGATCGACGATCTGGTTCTCGCCTTCGCCCTCGACCATGGGGCACTTCCTGCGACCCTGAACTACCGCGGCTACCGCTACTCGACTTGCACCTCTGTCAACCATGTCGTCTGTCACGGCATGCCGAACGACAAACCCCTGCGCTTCGGCGACATCGTCAACATCGATGTGACCCTGATCGTCGACGGCTGGCATGGCGACACGAGCCGCATGTATTCCGTCGGCGAAGTTTCGCGTCGCGCCGAGCGACTGATGGACGTGACCTACGAATCCCTCATGCGCGGCATTGCAGCCGTTAAGCCGGGCAACACGACCGGCGACATCGGCGCTGCGATCCAGACGTTCGCCGAATCCGAACGCTGCAGCGTCGTGCGTGATTTCTGCGGCCACGGCCTTGGCCGCGTCTTTCACGATCGGCCGAATGTCCTGCATTACGGCGAGCCTGGAGCGGGCGTGATCCTCGAACCGGGCATGCTCTTCACGATCGAGCCGATGATCAATCTCGGCAAGCCGCACGTCAAAATTCTCGCTGACGGCTGGACGGCCGTCACGCGCGACCGCGAACTCTCCGCGCAATTCGAACACACCGTCGGCGTGACGGAAACAGGCTGCGAGATTTTCACGACCTCGCCCGCCGGTCTGCACTTCCCGCCTTACGATCTTCGCGCCGCGGCCTGA